In Bacteroidota bacterium, one DNA window encodes the following:
- a CDS encoding TIGR01212 family radical SAM protein (This family includes YhcC from E. coli K-12, an uncharacterized radical SAM protein.), which yields MSNYPWGGIRRFNAFSEHCKKKYGTRLQKLSIDAGFSCPNRDGSLALGGCTFCNNDAFNPSYCLPGKSITRQIDEGIAFHKVRYRHAGQYLAYFQAYSNTYASIEKLKTIYSEALVHPDISGISIGTRPDCIDAEKLDYLQELSKNHHVFIEFGVESCYDETLLRVHRGHDFSASLKAIRASAERGLHTGVHLIMGLPGESREQMLAEADIISELPVNSIKIHQLQIIKETAMALEFEQHPQHFQLFARDEYIEFVIDFLERLHPAITVERLTAEVPPRFLAGPAWGLMRGDELLRLIEKRMTERDTWQGKHCKSVMV from the coding sequence ATGAGCAACTATCCATGGGGTGGAATCCGCCGCTTTAATGCCTTTTCGGAACACTGTAAGAAAAAGTACGGCACACGACTTCAAAAACTGAGCATCGACGCCGGTTTCAGTTGTCCCAACCGTGACGGCTCTTTGGCCCTGGGCGGATGCACCTTTTGTAATAATGACGCTTTTAATCCTTCGTACTGCCTTCCCGGGAAATCAATAACCCGGCAAATTGACGAAGGTATTGCCTTTCATAAAGTGCGTTATCGGCATGCCGGACAATACCTGGCCTATTTTCAGGCATATTCTAATACGTATGCCTCCATCGAAAAACTGAAAACAATATATTCTGAAGCTCTTGTGCATCCTGATATTTCAGGAATTTCTATTGGTACACGCCCTGATTGTATCGACGCCGAGAAACTGGATTATCTGCAGGAATTATCAAAAAATCACCATGTTTTTATAGAGTTTGGCGTGGAATCCTGTTATGATGAAACACTGCTCAGGGTTCATCGTGGTCATGATTTTAGCGCATCCTTAAAAGCCATCAGGGCAAGCGCTGAAAGGGGCTTGCATACAGGCGTGCATCTTATCATGGGCCTTCCGGGCGAAAGCAGAGAACAAATGCTTGCTGAAGCTGACATTATTTCGGAACTGCCTGTGAACAGCATAAAAATTCACCAACTGCAGATTATCAAAGAAACGGCCATGGCACTGGAATTTGAGCAGCATCCGCAGCACTTTCAATTGTTTGCACGCGATGAATACATTGAATTCGTAATTGATTTTCTGGAACGCCTGCATCCTGCAATTACGGTTGAACGGCTTACCGCCGAAGTTCCGCCCCGCTTTCTGGCCGGCCCCGCCTGGGGCTTAATGCGTGGCGACGAGCTGCTCCGGCTCATTGAAAAGAGAATGACCGAACGCGACACATGGCAGGGCAAGCATTGCAAATCTGTTATGGTGTAG
- the dnaK gene encoding molecular chaperone DnaK: protein MGKIIGIDLGTTNSCVAVMEGSEPVVIPNSEGKRTTPSVVAFTENGERKVGDPAKRQAITNPAKTVSSIKRIMGESYDRITKEISRVPYKIEKGDNNTARVRIDERLFTPQEISAMVLQKMKKTAEDYLGTEVTDAVITVPAYFSDSQRQATKEAGEIAGLNVKRIINEPTAAALAYGLDKKNKDIKIAVYDLGGGTFDISILELGEGVFEVKSTNGDTHLGGDDFDQRVIDWLADEFKNDEGIDLRRDPMALQRLKEAAEKAKIELSSSTQTEINLPYIMPVDGIPKHLVKTLTRAKFEQLCDDLIQATVEPCRKALNDAGMTTKDIDEVILVGGSTRMPVIQKLVEDFFGKAPSKGVNPDEVVAIGAAIQGGVLTGEVKDVLLLDVTPLSLGIETMGGVMTKLIDSNTTIPIKKSEVFSTASDSQTSVEIHILQGERPMATGNKSIGRFHLDGIPPAPRGVPQIEVTFDIDANGILNVSAKDKATGKTQQIRIEASSGLSDAEIKKMKEEALANSESDRQQRERVDKLNAADSLIFQTEKQIKEYGDKIPPAKKEAIDKGLEELKNAHKSQDLAEIDKAMTTLNAAWQAASEEMYKATQGQNPEPGQENPPQDKKGGDEVTDVDFEEVKDDKK from the coding sequence ATGGGAAAAATCATTGGAATAGATTTAGGAACCACAAACTCTTGTGTGGCCGTGATGGAAGGCAGCGAACCTGTTGTTATTCCCAACAGCGAAGGAAAACGCACCACCCCTTCGGTTGTAGCTTTTACGGAAAACGGAGAACGCAAGGTAGGTGACCCGGCAAAACGTCAGGCCATTACCAATCCTGCAAAAACCGTTTCTTCAATAAAACGGATTATGGGCGAATCATACGACCGCATAACCAAAGAAATTTCACGCGTACCGTATAAAATTGAAAAAGGCGACAATAACACAGCCCGCGTGCGTATTGACGAACGTTTGTTTACTCCGCAGGAAATTTCGGCTATGGTGCTTCAGAAAATGAAGAAAACCGCCGAAGATTATCTGGGTACGGAAGTAACCGATGCAGTAATTACAGTACCTGCGTATTTCAGCGATTCGCAGCGTCAGGCTACAAAGGAAGCCGGTGAAATTGCCGGTCTCAATGTGAAACGTATTATTAATGAACCTACAGCCGCTGCGCTTGCCTATGGTCTTGATAAAAAGAACAAGGATATCAAAATAGCCGTTTATGACCTTGGTGGCGGTACCTTCGATATTTCGATTCTTGAACTCGGTGAAGGTGTGTTTGAAGTGAAATCTACCAATGGCGATACCCACCTTGGCGGTGATGACTTTGACCAGCGCGTGATTGACTGGCTGGCCGACGAATTTAAAAACGATGAAGGTATTGACCTGCGCCGCGACCCAATGGCATTACAGCGCCTGAAAGAAGCCGCCGAAAAAGCAAAAATTGAACTTTCGAGCTCAACACAGACGGAAATCAACCTGCCATACATCATGCCCGTTGACGGTATCCCGAAACATCTTGTGAAAACACTTACCCGCGCCAAATTCGAACAACTCTGTGACGATTTGATTCAGGCAACAGTGGAACCTTGCCGCAAAGCACTGAACGATGCAGGTATGACCACAAAAGATATTGATGAAGTGATTCTGGTGGGCGGTTCAACACGTATGCCGGTGATTCAGAAATTAGTTGAGGATTTCTTTGGAAAAGCCCCGTCAAAAGGCGTGAATCCCGATGAGGTTGTGGCCATTGGTGCTGCAATACAGGGCGGCGTGCTTACAGGCGAAGTAAAAGACGTGCTGCTGCTCGATGTAACTCCGCTTTCACTCGGTATAGAAACAATGGGTGGCGTTATGACCAAACTCATTGATTCAAACACTACAATTCCTATCAAGAAATCTGAAGTATTCTCTACGGCTTCCGACAGCCAGACATCTGTTGAAATACATATTCTGCAGGGCGAACGTCCCATGGCAACCGGAAATAAAAGTATCGGCCGCTTCCATCTCGATGGTATTCCACCTGCCCCGCGCGGTGTGCCTCAGATTGAAGTTACCTTTGATATTGATGCCAACGGTATTCTGAATGTGTCTGCCAAAGATAAAGCTACCGGCAAAACACAGCAGATTCGTATCGAAGCATCATCGGGGTTGAGCGATGCCGAGATTAAGAAGATGAAAGAAGAAGCTCTGGCAAATTCTGAAAGCGACCGTCAGCAGCGCGAAAGGGTTGACAAACTGAATGCCGCCGATTCACTGATATTCCAGACTGAAAAGCAGATTAAGGAATACGGAGATAAAATTCCGCCGGCAAAAAAAGAAGCCATTGACAAAGGTCTTGAAGAGCTGAAAAATGCTCATAAAAGTCAGGATTTGGCAGAAATCGATAAAGCTATGACCACGCTGAATGCTGCATGGCAAGCCGCCAGCGAAGAAATGTATAAAGCCACGCAAGGACAGAATCCGGAGCCGGGTCAGGAAAATCCTCCCCAGGATAAAAAAGGCGGTGACGAAGTAACCGATGTGGATTTTGAAGAAGTTAAAGACGATAAAAAATAA
- a CDS encoding T9SS type A sorting domain-containing protein has product MKTRITFAAILCMLFAMAMPVKAQVSITGNGSYLQTFDGLINTGSTPWVDNSTLANWWASRALGTNTLTAGGGGQTSGGLWSYGKNGSTDRALGSLASGSTGSIAFGVQFQNNTTSTITSVLVAYTGEQWRKGGGTTPQADSVWYKVSPTLITSVSPGVNAGWTKVAALDFYSIVNSSPGGALYGDSSAYRTKFTAVALPGLSLPAGSFLMVKWDDPDNTGADDGLAIDSVNVSWTVPPPDVTPPTVVDAWALNLNQVVVAFDEPLDAATAQNASNYTWSFGTQTGTAVLRPTLDTVDLTLSTPLISGTLDTLFVCCVKDVALNTMTGVSKFEIVSTVLDNTPPVATDAWANDLTHVTVTFNEPLFPMDAVDPTNYNWFLSTTTGSVSLRPTHDTVDLVLSVGLTSGITDTLYVSGLNDTALNTMSVVYKFPILISILDTFPPAVIDAYATSVSNVVVVFSEPIFTMGPVNVSDYSWLNAVTGSVSYRPTGDTADLVLSTPLLLGVTDTLIVCCVTDTALNPIVTPYRLPVIFGAMPIDTLVYWVFPNSPDDTLSDGGIPANLGRSIKREPSFTGAITYVSGASSQAARTLGWDGGDGTKYWVVNFTTLGYDSIQFSSKQRSSGTGPRDWKVEYSTDNLWWFDVNGATVSAKDNWSAGVLHNVSTNWDLNNKPNVWLRWIMTSDSAVNPGALVSTGGSSRIDDILVHGRLNPLVNINDAKNTSTSVNIYPNPNNGNFRIDFSQDAQRNDIMILSATGSVVYSATATSAAVDIDLTSFGKGLYIIRISDLASNKVTLKKVVVE; this is encoded by the coding sequence ATGAAAACAAGAATTACGTTTGCAGCCATTTTGTGCATGCTTTTCGCAATGGCTATGCCCGTGAAGGCGCAAGTATCTATTACCGGAAACGGTAGTTATTTGCAGACTTTCGACGGTCTTATTAATACGGGCTCAACGCCCTGGGTTGATAATTCTACACTTGCAAACTGGTGGGCATCCAGAGCTCTTGGAACAAATACATTAACTGCCGGTGGTGGCGGTCAAACCTCAGGCGGATTGTGGAGCTACGGCAAGAACGGCAGCACTGACCGTGCATTGGGTTCACTTGCATCGGGCAGCACCGGAAGTATTGCTTTTGGTGTACAGTTTCAGAATAATACCACTTCTACAATTACCAGCGTGCTGGTGGCATATACCGGTGAACAGTGGAGAAAAGGCGGAGGCACGACTCCTCAGGCTGACTCTGTATGGTATAAAGTTAGCCCCACGCTGATTACGAGTGTTTCTCCCGGCGTAAATGCGGGATGGACCAAAGTGGCAGCACTTGATTTTTACAGCATCGTAAATTCATCACCGGGTGGTGCGTTGTATGGTGATTCATCTGCATACCGCACTAAATTTACCGCAGTAGCTCTGCCGGGTCTTTCACTGCCCGCCGGTTCATTCCTGATGGTGAAATGGGACGACCCTGACAATACAGGTGCTGATGACGGACTTGCTATTGACAGCGTAAATGTTTCATGGACTGTTCCTCCTCCCGATGTTACACCTCCTACCGTAGTTGATGCATGGGCACTCAACCTGAATCAGGTGGTGGTCGCTTTCGATGAACCTCTTGATGCAGCTACGGCACAAAACGCTTCAAATTACACATGGTCTTTTGGTACACAAACCGGAACAGCCGTTCTCAGACCTACACTCGATACCGTTGACCTTACCCTGAGCACACCGCTTATAAGCGGCACGTTGGATACCTTGTTTGTTTGCTGTGTAAAAGATGTGGCATTGAATACAATGACAGGCGTTTCTAAATTTGAAATAGTTTCTACAGTTCTTGATAACACTCCTCCTGTAGCAACCGATGCATGGGCAAACGACCTCACTCACGTGACAGTTACCTTCAATGAGCCCTTATTCCCGATGGACGCCGTTGATCCTACAAATTATAACTGGTTTTTATCTACAACTACCGGTTCCGTTTCACTGCGCCCCACACACGATACCGTTGATCTGGTACTGAGTGTTGGACTTACAAGCGGCATAACCGACACCTTGTATGTTAGCGGCCTCAATGATACCGCCCTGAATACAATGTCTGTAGTGTATAAATTCCCCATATTAATCAGTATTCTTGATACGTTCCCACCGGCTGTTATTGATGCCTATGCAACATCAGTCAGCAATGTTGTGGTGGTGTTCAGCGAACCGATATTTACAATGGGACCGGTGAATGTATCTGACTATTCATGGCTCAATGCCGTTACCGGAAGTGTAAGCTACCGCCCGACCGGTGATACTGCCGACCTCGTTCTGAGCACACCGCTGCTTCTGGGTGTTACAGATACGCTTATTGTATGCTGCGTAACCGATACTGCCCTTAATCCTATCGTTACACCTTACCGTTTACCGGTTATTTTTGGTGCTATGCCTATCGATACACTGGTTTATTGGGTATTCCCCAACAGTCCTGATGATACTCTTTCAGATGGTGGTATTCCTGCCAATCTTGGACGCTCAATAAAACGCGAACCTTCTTTTACGGGCGCTATTACATACGTATCCGGAGCTTCAAGTCAGGCTGCCAGAACACTGGGCTGGGACGGTGGTGACGGCACAAAATACTGGGTCGTTAACTTTACAACACTTGGTTATGACAGCATTCAGTTCTCATCAAAACAACGCTCATCAGGTACCGGCCCCCGCGACTGGAAAGTTGAATACAGTACCGACAATCTGTGGTGGTTTGACGTGAACGGTGCGACCGTTTCTGCAAAAGATAACTGGAGTGCCGGTGTTCTTCATAATGTGTCCACAAACTGGGATCTGAATAACAAACCGAACGTATGGCTCAGGTGGATTATGACAAGCGACAGTGCTGTTAATCCCGGCGCCCTTGTTTCAACCGGTGGCAGTTCACGTATTGATGATATTCTTGTTCACGGTCGTTTGAATCCGCTGGTAAATATCAACGATGCAAAGAATACCAGCACATCGGTGAACATCTATCCTAACCCGAATAACGGTAACTTCAGGATTGACTTTTCGCAGGATGCACAGCGTAATGACATCATGATTCTTTCCGCTACCGGAAGTGTGGTTTATAGCGCAACAGCCACTTCGGCTGCTGTTGATATCGACCTGACTTCATTCGGCAAAGGACTTTATATTATTCGCATTTCAGATCTGGCAAGTAATAAAGTTACCTTGAAAAAGGTGGTGGTTGAATAA
- a CDS encoding T9SS type A sorting domain-containing protein has protein sequence MKTNQLKWFLFGLFFVLTARTVQSQILISGVNFNPSGTDSIYEYVQLIATETIDFSVDSFSVVVANNGTVGANGWAQGGSTSYKFDLTSGVVHTGDVFYVGGDGMLIDGLGSADLSSELWVRTINVTTTNGDGFGTKSSSGVFGNAGNNADGIAVFQGTVLTAASVPVDAIFYGKGIGTAYAPPNGYTVPTGDFYDNTQGMFGAGTNTYFVPFNNNGRDTLLRFTGVYNTITNTWANHRVPTYTSLTPATTIPDIATQIVLVDNSFGIAENKEMKTGISPNPSDGVFYVSNPNTALMNIAVYDITGKEVIKLSSADKKILLQMTGMVNGVYFVKITDSKNGTQKTLKAVLR, from the coding sequence ATGAAAACGAATCAACTGAAATGGTTTTTATTTGGACTGTTTTTCGTGCTTACGGCACGCACAGTACAGTCGCAAATACTGATATCCGGGGTTAACTTCAATCCCAGCGGAACGGATTCTATCTATGAATATGTACAGCTTATTGCTACCGAAACTATCGACTTTTCAGTCGATAGTTTCTCGGTAGTGGTTGCCAACAACGGCACAGTCGGAGCAAACGGCTGGGCTCAGGGCGGCAGTACTTCTTATAAATTTGACCTGACAAGCGGCGTGGTTCATACCGGCGATGTATTTTATGTCGGAGGTGACGGCATGCTGATAGATGGTCTTGGCTCGGCCGATTTGAGCAGTGAGTTGTGGGTTCGTACTATTAATGTTACCACTACCAACGGCGACGGATTTGGAACAAAATCAAGTTCGGGTGTTTTTGGTAATGCCGGTAACAATGCCGACGGCATCGCAGTGTTTCAGGGTACGGTACTTACTGCCGCTTCTGTTCCCGTTGATGCCATCTTTTACGGCAAAGGCATAGGAACCGCTTATGCACCACCCAACGGATATACAGTGCCTACAGGCGATTTCTATGACAATACGCAGGGAATGTTTGGCGCCGGAACAAATACCTATTTTGTGCCCTTTAACAATAATGGCCGCGACACACTGCTCCGCTTCACGGGTGTGTACAACACCATTACAAACACCTGGGCAAACCACAGGGTGCCGACTTATACTTCCCTGACACCGGCCACTACCATACCGGATATTGCCACACAGATTGTGCTTGTTGACAACAGTTTTGGCATTGCCGAAAACAAAGAGATGAAAACAGGCATCAGCCCGAATCCTTCGGATGGTGTGTTTTATGTTTCCAACCCCAATACGGCCTTGATGAATATTGCGGTTTATGACATCACAGGTAAGGAAGTAATTAAACTGAGTTCTGCCGACAAAAAGATACTGCTCCAAATGACCGGAATGGTAAACGGCGTTTACTTTGTGAAAATCACCGACAGCAAAAACGGCACTCAGAAAACACTGAAAGCCGTGTTGCGCTGA
- a CDS encoding FISUMP domain-containing protein produces the protein MKIKKLLLAALVLFAFNCPAQTVTDIDGNVYNTVSIGTQVWMKENLKVKHYRNGNAIPNVTDNSSWGNLTTGARSFYDNDSLNSVPVYGGLYNWYAVNDPRKICPLNWHVPSEPEWNVLSKFLDNTVDTNASGWVGTHIGGDIKEAGYSHWNSPNAGASNSSGFSAMPAGTRYPDGSFLNIGTHADLWSSTPFDDNNIWRRNLGWDKATFNRNYYVKTYGFSVRCICDFASNIENNNFQKEFKIFPNPASDRININYTVTENVKMQIYNIVGAVVIQSELIGGSNEIDISSLSKGIYIIRLTNNTTTVQQKLIKE, from the coding sequence ATGAAAATAAAAAAATTACTCCTCGCGGCACTTGTACTTTTTGCATTTAATTGTCCGGCTCAAACAGTTACTGATATTGACGGAAATGTATATAATACCGTTTCTATCGGGACACAAGTCTGGATGAAAGAAAACCTTAAGGTAAAACATTACCGGAATGGAAATGCGATTCCTAATGTAACAGACAATTCTTCATGGGGAAATCTCACAACCGGAGCAAGAAGTTTCTACGACAACGATTCATTAAACAGTGTTCCGGTATATGGAGGATTATATAACTGGTACGCTGTTAACGACCCTCGTAAAATCTGTCCGCTTAACTGGCATGTACCTAGTGAACCGGAATGGAATGTTTTATCAAAATTTCTCGACAATACTGTTGATACGAATGCCTCGGGTTGGGTAGGTACTCATATTGGCGGTGACATAAAAGAAGCGGGATATTCGCATTGGAACAGTCCAAATGCAGGTGCATCCAATAGCAGTGGTTTCAGCGCCATGCCTGCAGGTACTCGTTATCCTGATGGTTCCTTTCTCAATATTGGGACTCATGCCGATCTTTGGTCATCCACACCCTTTGACGATAATAATATCTGGAGAAGAAATCTGGGATGGGATAAGGCTACGTTTAACCGCAATTATTATGTGAAGACTTATGGCTTTTCAGTACGCTGTATATGTGATTTTGCCAGCAATATTGAGAATAATAATTTTCAAAAAGAGTTTAAGATATTTCCAAATCCGGCCTCAGACAGAATCAATATAAATTACACCGTGACAGAAAATGTAAAAATGCAAATTTATAATATCGTTGGAGCTGTTGTTATTCAAAGTGAATTAATTGGAGGCAGCAATGAAATTGACATAAGTTCATTGTCAAAAGGTATATATATTATCAGACTTACGAACAATACGACCACTGTTCAGCAAAAACTGATTAAAGAATAA